The nucleotide sequence GGGGATAACGGTTTTCATAGAGGGCATTGGCCTGGATGGAGGGAAACGCATAGTTGCGAATGAAACTATCTTGGGCATTAATCACCAAGGACTGGGCAGCCCCAGAGTCGAGGGCCTTTTTGCGCACAGGCTCAAGCTCATCGCCCTGCCCTAAGTCAGCCGCAAGAGTAATGACTTCTTCCACGCCCCACTCATGCTTGAGGTAGGGAATACAGACCGAGGTATCAACCCCACCGGAATAAGCAAGAACAACTTTTTTTGCGCGACCCATGTTTCACCCTATACCCAATGACTCATCCCCACTATTATCAGCACAATGTTTAGATTCCGCATGGGGCCTGGCTTGATTTTTCAGGATTTCCTAAGATTTCCAGGCCCACAGCAGCAGGATATTTTTGAGGAGTTCCGCGTGGAAGGTGCTTTTGATCCAGTCCCACTTTGAGACCAAATGGGTCATGGGCTGACTTGATGCCAGGCTTAGGGTTGGGGAGGGCGGACTTGGGCTTTAATGCCTTGCTCAGCCAATCTGTTAACCAAGGTTTGGGCGGAAAGGGCATCTTCAAAAGCCGCAAACTGGATTCTCACACCCTCTGGAAATTGAACTAAATAGGCATTGGCAATTCCTTGGCGCGCCTGAGATAACTCTTGGGGAGCTTGGTAGGGGGCAACAACATAGAAAAATGATTTTTCACCCATCGGGGCCGCTATGGGTTCAACCGCTGGCCTGGCCGCACCTTGAGCGGGAGTGGGGCGTGACGTTACCGGGGCTGGGGCTGAAGTGGCCGCTGGTGCAGGGCTTGGAGGCACAGTCGTGGTTGTTGAGGCCTGGGTTGGCAGCACCTGATCGACTGGGGAAGGAACAGCGGCACTTGGGCTAGGGGAGATTGGGCTGATGGGTGGGAGGACATCAGGGTCTACCAGGCCTGGGGTTGGGTTCATGGGATCGACCTGATTCGCCACAGGAGTGGGTTCTGAGCGCACTTGCCACCAGATGTACCCCATCGCCCCTGCCGTTGTCACCAGGCCAGCTAAAACTAAGCCAATGGTTAAGCCACGGGTCAAATAGGAGGGAGACGTGGCCGGGGTGGGGTTGTCCAGTTGCGGAATATTTTCCAGCAGTGCCGCAGCGGAATCAAAGTAGGTGTTAGGGCCATCTAATTGCTTTACGGTTGGGCTACTTAGAGGGGTAGCAGGGGAGCGGGCGGGCAGTTCCGGGTCATCAGCTTCAGGGATTGGGGCACTTGCAGCAGTTTCCAGAATATCTGAGTCAAAGGGCTGAAAATCCCCCAGGTCAAACCAGACTTCATCCACACTCGGCTCGATGACTGGGGTCTCGGCGGACGTTGGCCTGGGCTCGGGAATTTGGGGTGAGTCGGAGGGTTTAGGCAGCGTTGGGACTGCGGAAAAGGCATCCTCTTCTGTAGGTTCCGGGAAGGGTCCAGGGGGCAAGTCTTCCACCGTGATGGCGGCAGGGGTAACGGGATCCGGGGCTTCCTTGGGAAAAATAGGGGCAAACCAGGCCTGGAGTGGTGTGATCTCAGATTCAGCCTCTTGGGGGGCAGGGCGGGGGCGATCTTCCAATTCAGCTAGGAGTTCCGTGATCGATTCCGGGGCTAGTTCTGGGGATTCTCCAGGCAGTGTCGGCTCTGTGATTTGCTTGAAAGTGGGGACACTGGTGGTCAGAACGGCTGCGACAGGTTCCGGGACAGGTGGAGTTTCGGCCACGGGGGGGAGTTGGGACTGGGTCGGTGTCGGGGATGAATCGGCGGGGGAGATCACCTGGCTAGACTTGACTGTGGGAATAGCCGCGGCCGGAAACGGGGAAAGGCTTTGGACTAAGCGGTGACAGCGATATTGGGTTAACTCGGCCTCAAGACTTAGGTTCAAACAAGCAACGGCGGCTTTTAAGCGGGCCTGGACTTCGGAGGGGGAGGCGGGAGTGGTCACGGTCATGGGTGCTGCCCTAATTTTTCTAAAAGACAATTCTGTAAAATGGCCTGTGGACTAAATCTCAGAAATTGGATGACCCCAGGGGCCTAGCAATTACTCGAAAAGTAGTTACCATGAACACGATTGTTTATGCAGAAAGTGCCAGACACTTTGCCGAGTTGGCCTGTGACATTTCTTAAAGAGGTTGGTGTGAGTCGGCGGCGAAATTTACCAGAAACCACAGCCTATGTGCGGATTACTCAGCATTCCTGGACGTTGGGGCAGATGACTGGGGAAGTTTTGGCGAGTCAATATACCTGGCATTTTCACTGGCGGTTTAAGGACAAAGCCCTGGATATTACCCCAGCCTTGGGGCGGGCCCTAATTAAAGAACCCTTAAGCCGTTTTTTAGAGCAAAAAGACTACCAACTGGAACCTGGGGGGGACTATACCTTTACGGTGCGGGCTAAGTTTTAGGCCTATGGCTATTCAACAGCTTTTATATTCCCCGATGGCCCCAGGCCCCTGATAGGATCAATCTAGAGAAAAGGGTCGAGAAAATATTAAGTTTGCTTTTGAAGAGAAGGTTGCCTTTGCTTCCAGGCCCGACCATCGTGAAACTCTTAAATTTAGGACTGAGTTGCTATGCCCATTCCGGTAATTGTTGTTGGTGCGCTGGGGAAGATGGGGCGCGAAGTGGTTAAAACGATTCAGCAAACCCCGGATGTGGAGCTTTATGGCGTCGTTGATCGAACCGGGCAGGGGGAGGATATTGGCAGTCTCATTGGCCTGGGAACCCTAGAGGTTGTGATCAGCCCAACCTTGCAAGAGCTTTGTGTCGCCGCCGCCCAAGAAAAACAGCCCGTAGTCATGGTGGACTTTACCCATCCCGATGCGGTTTATGAAAATGTGCGGATGGCCATTGCCTATGGGGTTTATCCAGTGGTCGGAACAACCGGCCTCAGTCCAGCCCAGTTACAGGATCTCTCAGATTTTGCTGACAAAGCCGAGATGGGAGTTTTGATCATTCCGAACTTTTCTATTGGGATGGTCTTACTCCAGCAGGCGGCGATCCAAGCCTCGCAATATTTTGACCATGTGGAAATCATTGAACTGCATCACAACCAAAAAGCCGATGCCCCCAGTGGGACTGCTCTCCAAACGGCCCAAATGCTCAGCGAACTCGGGAAAACCTTTAACCCTGCCCAAGTTGTCGAAACTGAACATCTACCCGGAGCCAGGGGAGCCACCGCCGCTGAAAATATCCATATCCACAGTATTCGTCTGCCCGGATTAATTGCCCATCAAGAGGTGATTTTTGGCGCAACCGGACAAATTTATGCCCTCCGCCATGACACCAGTGATCGGGCCTGCTATATGCCTGGTGTGGTCTTAGCCATTCGCAAAGTTACCCAACTTAAACGGCTGATTGTGGGCCTGGAAAAAATTCTCTAGGTTTGCTCGCCCCTGGGTCTTTTTCAGTTCTAAGCATCGTCTCTTCCTTGGGGGCTAACTCTCGGATTGGAGCAACAGGTTAAGATAAAGGAAGTCTAGCCCCCAGGAGCCTCCTATGCCAATTGGTGTACCGAAAGTCCCCTACCGGATGCCCGGTGAACCTTACACCCAATGGATTGACATTTACAACCGCCTCTATCGGGAACGGATTATTTTTTTGGGGCGGGATGTCGATGATGAAATTGCGAACCAAATTGTGGCGGTAATGCTTTACCTTGACTCAGAAGACCCAGGCAAAGACATCATGCTCTACATCAATTCCCCTGGGGGATCGGTCACGGCTGGAATGGCGATTTATGACACGATGCAGCATATCAAATCCGATGTAGTGACCATCTGCGTTGGCCTGGCCGCTTCGATGGGTTCTTTTCTCTTGGCAGCAGGCACAAAGGGTAAACGCCTCGCTCTGCCTCACTCCCGGATTATGATCCATCAACCCTCCGGTGGCACTCGTGGACAAGCAACAGATATTGAAATTGAAGCGCGGGAAATTCTGCGGATTCGTCGCCAACTGAATAATCTCTATGTCCATCACACGGGGCAAGTGCTTGAAAAAATTGAAAAAGATATGGATCGGGATTATTTTATGTCGGCCCAAGAAGCCAAAGACTATGGCCTGATTGATCGGGTCATTGAAGACCGGCCTGCTTAATCATCAGCTAATTTTTACTAATTCTCATAACCTCTGAATGCAGTTCCTCGTAGTGTTCCTCATAAATTAGGGTGTGCATGGCTGCCAGTTCTGGTTGGGTCTTACCCCAGGCCAAGTTCTTAAATTCTGTCCAGGCCAGAATCAAGCGATTCAAAATTACGGTTGGATTATCAAGACGAGCTTCAATTTCCTTGATTGGTTAATGATGATGCATTGAACCAGAATTTTTTGCTGTACCAAACCATTGATTGAGCCAGGCCTGCATTTGGTTGATTTCAATCGACTGGGTAGTAATGACAGATCTTGCGAACGCGCCGACAGGTTGATGTTTCACCAGGCCCTTGTTTAATAACTGCTCAGACATCATCACTGCGCCGTGGTGGTGCATAATCATATCTTCTAAAAAAGTTTGATCGAGGGCATCTCCCTGTAACCGGGTTAAATCTCGCATCATCGGCACATAATTGACTTCCGGTTTTGCTTGGGGATACCCGTCTTTTAACCAGGCCTGGAGTTGTAAAATTTCTGCTGATTGAACATCAATAATGGCCTGGGCAAAGGCGCGCATTTCTGGACGTGGACTGCGATTGAAGATCAGGGTGGCAGTTTCAACCGCTTCTTGATGGTGGGGGATCATTTCCGCAATGTAATGTTCTTCACTCGTAACCATCATCATGTGGCCACCGTGAGACATGGGAGTTCGGGAATGTCCCATTGCCAATAGGGATTCCGGCTGTGCTTGGAGGCCTTGGTGGTTAAACGGCCACCCAAAAATCCCCCCACCCCAAACAGCGGCCGCAACTCCTAGAGTAATGAGCCGTTTTGGGTTGCTAATTAACATGATAATTACCCCCTGATTTAATTTAATTATAGCAATACCCCCTGCTTAGAGTTTTAACCCAATAGGTGATAGGTTCAGGGTCAATCTGGGCAATAGTTTTTATAAAACATCCAAGACTTTAGGCCTATAAAATATAAAGCAAGCCCCTATACAGAGTTTGTCAGGCCATGTCTCCCCTCCAACAACTCGAAGCCTATTCCCAGCAGCATCCCCAAGAAGTCTTACTCGTCAGTGCCCGCTGGCTGGATGGGGCTAACAGGGAGCAGGAAGATTGTGTGATGGTCTTTAAGGGGTTTTCCAGTTCCCTGATGCACTCGACGGCGGTGGATCCCGATTTACCTGTTTTACCAACCCAGGCCGAAATCCTGACCATTGATCGCCTTGCTAGCCCTT is from Synechococcus sp. PCC 6312 and encodes:
- a CDS encoding ATP-dependent Clp protease proteolytic subunit, with the protein product MPIGVPKVPYRMPGEPYTQWIDIYNRLYRERIIFLGRDVDDEIANQIVAVMLYLDSEDPGKDIMLYINSPGGSVTAGMAIYDTMQHIKSDVVTICVGLAASMGSFLLAAGTKGKRLALPHSRIMIHQPSGGTRGQATDIEIEAREILRIRRQLNNLYVHHTGQVLEKIEKDMDRDYFMSAQEAKDYGLIDRVIEDRPA
- a CDS encoding DUF305 domain-containing protein, giving the protein MLISNPKRLITLGVAAAVWGGGIFGWPFNHQGLQAQPESLLAMGHSRTPMSHGGHMMMVTSEEHYIAEMIPHHQEAVETATLIFNRSPRPEMRAFAQAIIDVQSAEILQLQAWLKDGYPQAKPEVNYVPMMRDLTRLQGDALDQTFLEDMIMHHHGAVMMSEQLLNKGLVKHQPVGAFARSVITTQSIEINQMQAWLNQWFGTAKNSGSMHHH
- a CDS encoding DUF3146 family protein, producing the protein MQKVPDTLPSWPVTFLKEVGVSRRRNLPETTAYVRITQHSWTLGQMTGEVLASQYTWHFHWRFKDKALDITPALGRALIKEPLSRFLEQKDYQLEPGGDYTFTVRAKF
- the dapB gene encoding 4-hydroxy-tetrahydrodipicolinate reductase, encoding MPIPVIVVGALGKMGREVVKTIQQTPDVELYGVVDRTGQGEDIGSLIGLGTLEVVISPTLQELCVAAAQEKQPVVMVDFTHPDAVYENVRMAIAYGVYPVVGTTGLSPAQLQDLSDFADKAEMGVLIIPNFSIGMVLLQQAAIQASQYFDHVEIIELHHNQKADAPSGTALQTAQMLSELGKTFNPAQVVETEHLPGARGATAAENIHIHSIRLPGLIAHQEVIFGATGQIYALRHDTSDRACYMPGVVLAIRKVTQLKRLIVGLEKIL